From Rutidosis leptorrhynchoides isolate AG116_Rl617_1_P2 chromosome 3, CSIRO_AGI_Rlap_v1, whole genome shotgun sequence, a single genomic window includes:
- the LOC139901266 gene encoding uncharacterized protein, protein MIAELSESFLYASGAAGLWKELDERFGQSNGPLIYQIERHLSKVTQAYYNKLKRCWDELQILNGIPTCSCGRMRECTCGVTEKFLAIESRSKLIQFLMRLNDEYESVRSQLLSMVPLPSLNKAYYIVQQVKKQKQVTQNDPSPTAFFANTKPYNNYKKVIQIGTKEKKGKKQVKVAANVSTEFGNYVPRDTPFHLESEVEYQSERVDLDQKLVNAVCQEMMRMFKGKSETDTASTSKPYAGISFHASIKDPSIKKVIVTGEGFNNLYICKPSNTIPSKNFVVLSSFVNSVISNKSQNVPVNTFHSRLGHSTVSKLIHVKDCDHANVSDFFCDTCLVAKSHRLPIYLSQSRADVPFLLIHVDLWGPYKIHALDGAHYFLTIIMGSFIKKSMVYTPQQNGRVERKHRHLLDTARALKLHANLPSKFWGDCILSATYLINKMPMKVLNWKTPFEMLHKRGPGYDHLRTIGCLCYANVPKPYQDKFEARGIRSVLIDYPPSQKGHKLYALDTKEVFCSRDVIFKEDIFPFKIQNQNTVITKVMPMPTFGDDRESV, encoded by the exons ATGATAGCAGAGTTGTCTGAATCTTTCTTGTATGCTTCTGGTGCTGCTGGTTTATGGAAGGAACTAGATGAAAGATTCGGTCAAAGCAATGGTCCATTGATATATCAAATTGAACGACATCTCAGTAAGGTCACACAAG CCTATTATAATAAGTTGAAAAGATGTTGGGATGAACTTCAGATTCTCAATGGGATACCTACATGTAGCTGTGGTAGAATGAGGGAATGCACTTGTGGTGTTACAGAGAAGTTCTTGGCTATTGAAAGCAGGTCAAAGTTGATTCAGTTTTTAATGAGGTTGAATGATGAATATGAATCTGTGCGAAGCCAACTCTTGTCAATGGTTCCTTTACCAAGTCTTAACAAAGCATACTATATTGTTCAACAAGTTAAAAAGCAAAAACAAGTAACACAGAATGATCCATCTCCTACTGCATTCTTTGCCAACACAAAGCCTTACAATAACTACAAGAAG GTTATCCAGATTGGTACAAAGGAAAAAAAAGGAAAGAAACAGGTTAAGGTGGCTGCAAATGTTTCAACTGAGTTTGGAAATTACGTGCCTAGGGATACACCTTTTCATTTGGAATCTGAGGTTGAGTATCAAAGTGAGAGGGTGGATTTGGATCAGAAATTGGTTAATGCTGTATGTCAAGAAATGATGAGAATGTTTAAAGGCAAAAGTGAGACAGATACTGCTAGCACTTCCAAACCTTATGCAGGTATATCATTCCATGCCTCCATTAAG GACCCTTCAATTAAAAAAGTCATAGTCACTGGAGAGGGATTCAACAATCTTTACATCTGCAAACCTTCAAATACTATTCCTTCAAAGAACTTTGTTGTTTTGTCATCTTTTGTTAATAGTGTTATCTCAAATAAGTCTCAAAATGTACCTGTAAATACATTTCACTCTAGATTGGGACATTCAACTGTTTCTAAACTCATTCATGTAAAAGATTGTGATCATGCAAATGTTTCTGATTTTTTCTGTGATACATGTCTTGTTGCTAAATCACACAGATTACCTATCTATTTAAGTCAAAGTAGAGCTGATGTACCTTTTCTTTTGATTCATGTGGATTTATGGGGCCCATACAAGATACATGCTTTAGATGGTGCACATTATTTCCTCACTATA ATAATGGGATCATTCATAAAAAAATCCATGGTTTATACTCCCCAACAAAATGGTAGAGTGGAAAGAAAGCATAGGCATCTTTTAGACACTGCTAGGGCTTTGAAACTGCATGCCAATTTACCAAGTAAATTTTGGGGTGATTGCATTCTCAGTGCAACCTACTTAATCAACAAAATGCCTATGAAAGTGCTCAATTGGAAAACACCTTTTGAAATGTTACACAAAAGAGGCCCTGGTTATGATCACTTGAGAACAATAGGTTGCTTGTGTTATGCTAATGTACCTAAACCATACCAAGATAAGTTTGAGGCTAGAGGCATAAGGAGTGTTCTCATAGATTATCCTCCTAGTCAAAAGGGTCACAAACTCTATGCACTTGATACTAAAGAGGTGTTCTGTAGCAGAGATGTGATCTTTAAGGAAGACATTTTTCCTTTTAAGATACAAAACCAAAATACTGTCATTACAAAAGTAATGCCAATGCCCACATTTGGTGATGATAGAGAGTCTGTGTAA